A portion of the Edaphobacter bradus genome contains these proteins:
- a CDS encoding S8 family peptidase: MPYRYLVIYRDAVVPGDAEVRASSAGVRILQRHDRFGIVTVQASSSLSATRPRTLGQLDQDDASMMRRLAGQPNVEYVVHDLIVKAHRIVLRPVSLDPTFKVVTSPSSTPKPPYDAYYNSPQGWAVRQVGGYGANTPGGPAVGPWDTTTGKGVRIAILDSGVDQSHPDIAPNLTLNLSEINQNGLPSSCDDGSPQDQTGHGTWAASLAAAAMGPGTGQVIGVAPSAALLNIKVLERMPISTSGAAATASECASGEASGLLSWVIHGIQDAITNQADVISMSLGTTIDLSTGEGAGLKAAFDRVADAATQAGIVLVAAAGNEGYDLSNTRYIELPAQARGVLALVASTNPTCAENTAAGASCSSGPVTLAYYSNHGDALNALAAPGGSYPQGNGDLAVSGWIRGACSSGLPNTVDGMPADSQHSFGCFHFGHTPYVEAIGTSASAPLAAGAAALLRAAHPTWDAVTIVDALRSSAVPASSLPVPQLSAATALQLR; the protein is encoded by the coding sequence GTGCCCTACCGATATCTGGTCATCTATCGCGATGCTGTGGTTCCAGGCGATGCCGAGGTCCGTGCATCCTCCGCAGGAGTCCGTATTCTGCAGCGCCACGATCGCTTCGGCATCGTTACGGTTCAGGCATCAAGCAGCCTCTCCGCGACGCGCCCTCGAACTCTCGGCCAACTGGACCAGGATGATGCCTCGATGATGCGCCGCTTAGCCGGTCAGCCGAACGTCGAGTACGTTGTCCACGACCTTATCGTCAAGGCGCACCGCATCGTCCTTCGCCCGGTTTCCCTTGACCCGACCTTCAAGGTGGTCACGAGCCCGTCCTCCACTCCAAAGCCACCCTACGACGCCTATTACAACTCACCACAGGGGTGGGCCGTGCGTCAGGTTGGAGGCTATGGAGCCAACACTCCAGGAGGGCCGGCCGTCGGTCCTTGGGACACCACTACGGGTAAGGGTGTTCGCATCGCCATCCTCGACAGCGGGGTTGATCAGAGTCACCCGGATATTGCTCCCAACCTCACGCTCAACCTTAGCGAGATCAACCAGAATGGTCTCCCCAGCTCCTGCGACGACGGCTCCCCTCAGGACCAGACGGGCCACGGCACATGGGCTGCCTCGCTGGCTGCGGCCGCCATGGGGCCGGGTACCGGCCAGGTCATCGGCGTAGCCCCATCGGCAGCGTTGCTCAACATTAAAGTGCTCGAACGGATGCCTATATCCACCAGTGGAGCGGCGGCCACAGCCAGCGAGTGCGCCTCCGGCGAAGCGAGCGGCCTGCTCAGCTGGGTCATCCATGGGATTCAGGATGCCATCACGAACCAGGCCGACGTAATATCGATGTCCCTCGGCACCACCATTGACCTCAGCACAGGCGAAGGAGCAGGTCTCAAGGCTGCCTTCGACCGTGTCGCCGATGCCGCCACCCAGGCCGGAATTGTTCTGGTCGCCGCCGCTGGAAACGAGGGCTATGACCTGTCCAACACCCGCTATATTGAGCTTCCAGCCCAGGCACGCGGCGTCCTCGCACTAGTTGCGTCCACCAATCCCACATGTGCCGAGAACACGGCAGCCGGTGCATCCTGCTCTTCGGGTCCGGTTACCCTCGCCTACTACAGCAACCACGGAGACGCCCTTAACGCTCTCGCCGCCCCGGGCGGCAGCTACCCCCAGGGCAACGGCGACCTCGCCGTCAGCGGATGGATCCGTGGGGCATGCAGTTCCGGCCTACCCAACACCGTCGACGGCATGCCCGCCGATTCGCAGCACAGCTTCGGCTGCTTCCATTTCGGCCACACCCCTTATGTCGAGGCAATCGGAACCAGCGCCTCCGCGCCTCTGGCCGCAGGCGCAGCTGCCCTGCTCCGAGCTGCACATCCGACCTGGGACGCAGTCACCATCGTTGATGCGTTGCGCTCATCGGCCGTCCCGGCTTCCAGCCTGCCGGTTCCCCAACTCTCGGCCGCCACCGCGCTTCAACTTCGCTAA
- a CDS encoding mechanosensitive ion channel family protein: MLNGIFIVFEDQYNVGEVTLIAGLKGTVEDLSLRRTTLRDSDGTLYVVPNSQIATVSNLSRDYSIATLPVSVDASANPDKVMEVLKHLAAEVRSDPAFKQVAVADPDILGINDIRGREVIYQVNLRVRANQRDGVLRELRRRIILAFEKDGIPLGISSNMLIMQRDSTAPPSPPSIGA; encoded by the coding sequence ATGCTAAACGGTATCTTCATCGTCTTCGAAGACCAGTACAACGTCGGTGAGGTGACCCTGATTGCGGGACTCAAGGGAACGGTGGAGGACCTCTCGCTGCGTCGCACGACCCTTCGCGACAGTGACGGCACCCTCTATGTCGTCCCCAACAGCCAGATCGCGACTGTCTCCAACCTCTCCCGCGACTACTCCATCGCCACTCTTCCAGTCAGTGTCGATGCAAGCGCTAACCCTGACAAGGTTATGGAAGTGCTCAAACATCTAGCCGCCGAGGTCCGTAGCGACCCCGCCTTCAAGCAGGTCGCGGTCGCAGACCCCGATATCCTCGGAATCAACGACATCCGTGGCCGGGAGGTCATCTACCAGGTCAATCTCCGCGTGCGGGCCAATCAACGCGATGGCGTTCTGCGCGAGCTTCGCCGCCGCATTATCCTCGCCTTTGAAAAGGACGGGATTCCCCTCGGCATCTCGTCCAACATGCTCATCATGCAGCGAGACTCCACGGCGCCACCTTCCCCGCCCTCCATCGGAGCCTGA
- the fliN gene encoding flagellar motor switch protein FliN, with translation MEKENDSQQTTGTESRIGLLSDIELDATLQFGSREMALREVLELGPGAVVELDRHISEPVDLVVGDRIVARGEVVVVSGNFALRITEVATPQLRLESIRCLF, from the coding sequence GTGGAAAAGGAAAACGACTCGCAACAGACGACGGGAACAGAGTCAAGGATAGGCCTGCTGTCCGATATCGAGCTGGACGCAACTCTCCAGTTCGGCTCACGCGAGATGGCATTGCGCGAGGTGCTGGAGCTAGGGCCGGGAGCAGTGGTAGAACTCGACCGGCATATCTCCGAGCCAGTGGATCTCGTGGTAGGGGATCGCATTGTGGCTCGGGGCGAGGTGGTGGTGGTGAGTGGGAATTTTGCGCTGCGAATTACTGAAGTCGCAACGCCGCAGTTGCGGCTGGAGAGCATACGATGCCTTTTCTAG
- a CDS encoding TolC family protein: MQATASIALLLMSVSTQPLTAQQTSPTATAPSTGQAAASSSTAQAALPQAPEPKQTEPLYLKDTSIDYTKPKSHFWNPFAPYTATNVPARRQINAPRLDQLLRDGKIYLSVSDAVTLALENNYDIEIARINLDIADTDILRTKAGGLLRGVSTGLVTNTLGGTTSTIQGGGGPGGTSSGVGGGATGATGIVLSTNGGGPVPEQLDPLLTGTIQYEWSNTPQSTTFITGTNSLTQNTGTYNFGYQQGFLTGTQFNFTFDNSRSTTNNIRSSYSPQLNSLFQAKVTQHLLQGFGPWLNGRFILQAKNDRRITDAAFRQQLLYSITQVEDIYIGLVSAYEDEQAKERALAQSTQLASDNRKQLEIGTLAPLDVVNSDSAVASDKQALVASQTNLEYQQLLMKQAIARNLNDPQLSAAPVIPTDRVGLDRLPEEDTPTEELVRQAYINNPQIEQAVLNMKNNEITIKAFRNGLLPTVDAYGFYGGSGLGGSQNPALQCSNSTGTAFVPCPPGFVTQRGYGSVLQNAFNDSFPDKGVGVSINIPLRNRIAQADQARSQMEFRQSQMRLQQLYTQIRIQVINGVYALTNDRAQVLAAQAARDYAAQSLDAEQKKYKLGASTTANVLQQERNLATAENNLISATAAYARDRVGLGQLLSNVLDKYGIRIEEAATGTITKPLAVPGLTAPKAPEPPKPLTTTPAPLPPQ, from the coding sequence ATGCAGGCAACAGCAAGCATCGCCTTGCTGTTGATGAGCGTGAGCACGCAGCCGTTAACCGCGCAGCAGACGAGTCCTACCGCCACGGCACCATCGACTGGACAAGCTGCGGCGAGCAGCAGTACGGCGCAGGCAGCTTTGCCTCAGGCGCCTGAGCCAAAGCAGACCGAACCGCTCTACCTGAAAGACACGAGCATAGACTATACGAAGCCGAAGAGCCACTTCTGGAACCCGTTTGCGCCCTATACGGCGACGAACGTTCCTGCAAGGCGGCAAATTAATGCTCCGCGGCTGGACCAGTTGTTGCGCGATGGAAAGATCTATCTGAGCGTGTCGGACGCGGTGACGCTGGCGCTTGAGAACAATTACGACATTGAGATTGCACGAATCAATCTTGATATCGCCGATACGGATATTCTGCGGACGAAAGCCGGCGGGCTTTTGCGTGGTGTTTCGACCGGGTTGGTGACCAATACGCTGGGCGGGACGACCTCGACGATCCAGGGCGGCGGCGGGCCAGGCGGCACCTCGAGCGGTGTGGGAGGTGGAGCAACAGGCGCGACAGGCATTGTGTTGAGCACCAACGGCGGCGGCCCTGTACCGGAGCAGCTGGATCCGTTGCTTACAGGCACAATCCAGTACGAGTGGTCCAATACGCCGCAGAGCACCACCTTTATTACCGGTACCAACTCCCTGACCCAGAACACGGGCACTTATAATTTCGGGTATCAACAGGGATTTCTGACAGGAACCCAGTTTAACTTCACCTTCGACAACTCGCGGTCGACGACGAACAACATTCGTTCGAGCTACAGCCCACAATTGAACTCACTCTTCCAGGCGAAGGTGACGCAGCATCTGCTGCAGGGGTTTGGACCCTGGCTGAATGGACGGTTCATCCTGCAGGCGAAGAATGACCGGCGGATCACGGACGCGGCGTTCCGACAGCAGCTTCTGTATAGCATTACTCAGGTGGAGGACATCTACATTGGGCTGGTGAGCGCGTACGAAGACGAACAGGCCAAGGAGAGAGCGCTTGCCCAGTCAACACAGCTGGCTTCGGATAACCGGAAGCAACTTGAGATCGGAACGCTGGCCCCGCTGGATGTGGTCAACTCGGACAGCGCGGTAGCGAGCGACAAGCAGGCACTGGTGGCCTCGCAGACGAACCTCGAGTATCAGCAGCTTCTAATGAAGCAGGCGATTGCGCGGAACCTGAATGATCCGCAGCTCTCCGCTGCTCCGGTGATCCCCACGGATCGTGTGGGTCTGGACCGGCTGCCGGAAGAGGATACTCCTACGGAAGAGCTTGTGAGGCAGGCCTATATCAATAACCCTCAGATTGAACAGGCCGTTCTGAACATGAAGAACAACGAGATTACGATCAAAGCATTCCGCAATGGTTTGCTGCCGACGGTCGATGCCTATGGGTTCTACGGGGGCTCGGGCCTTGGAGGCTCCCAGAATCCTGCGCTTCAGTGCTCAAACTCGACGGGTACGGCATTTGTTCCGTGTCCACCGGGATTTGTGACGCAGAGAGGATATGGCTCAGTGCTTCAGAACGCCTTCAATGACTCGTTCCCGGACAAGGGAGTGGGCGTGAGCATCAATATTCCACTGCGGAACCGGATCGCGCAGGCGGACCAGGCGCGTTCGCAGATGGAGTTCCGGCAGTCGCAGATGCGGCTGCAGCAGCTGTACACGCAGATTCGAATTCAGGTGATTAACGGCGTGTACGCGTTGACCAACGATCGGGCTCAGGTATTGGCGGCCCAGGCAGCTCGGGACTATGCGGCGCAGAGCCTGGACGCAGAACAGAAGAAGTACAAACTGGGAGCATCCACAACGGCGAACGTGCTGCAACAAGAGCGCAATCTGGCGACAGCGGAAAACAACCTGATCTCGGCGACTGCGGCTTACGCCAGGGACCGCGTGGGATTAGGCCAGTTGCTCTCGAACGTTCTGGATAAATACGGGATCCGCATCGAGGAAGCGGCAACGGGCACGATCACGAAGCCGCTGGCTGTTCCGGGATTGACGGCGCCTAAAGCGCCGGAGCCTCCAAAGCCGCTAACTACCACACCTGCGCCTCTACCTCCACAGTAA
- a CDS encoding thioredoxin domain-containing protein, with translation MNHGQETKQLNSLAKAASAYLRSAMHQPVEWKEWGEEAFATAQAEDKPILLDIGAVWCHWCHVMDRESYEDPATAAVINRSFIPVKVDRDERPDVDARYQAAVSAISGQGGWPLTAFLTPDGKPYFGGTYFPPEDRHGRPSFRRVLMTMADAFAERRDEVNDSAGSVIAAIEHNESFMGRAGNPGPELVAKLVSATLKQFDARSGGFGSQPKFPHSGAIDLLLDAASRVSVGAGMPLGEQAKNAAMVTLQKMARGGIYDHLAGGFHRYSVDEQWVVPHFEKMAYDNSELLKNYVHGFQTYVDPECARVAKEIVHWMDECLSDRERGGFYASQDADFSLDDDGDYFTWTQDEAAEVLTAEELGVAGAYYDIGEIGDMHHNPAKNVLHVRGSIDGVAKYNGLTVEAARELLASAKQKLYAARLKRPTPYIDRTVYVGWNGMCISAYLETGRVLDMPEVRAFALKSLDRVLKDAWDETTGSMSHVVSYGETGDAGTRVGGILDDYVFLGHAALDAWEVTGEIRYYTAAQAIAEALLKRFYDAVGSGFFDTELLADGEQRLGALVTRRKPLQDSPTPAGNPMAAALLLRLEGLNGREDYSVKAMETLETFAGIVEHFGLYAASYGLALQRMVQRAVQVCVIGEDAEARRLEAVALARYAVNKCVIRFRRDQIGELPPTLAETLPHLPDLQDAAKGSFAVVCNGRGCLPPVRTVDDLIAAMNQSL, from the coding sequence ATGAATCACGGACAGGAAACGAAGCAGTTGAATTCTTTGGCAAAAGCGGCTTCTGCATATCTGCGGTCTGCGATGCATCAACCGGTGGAGTGGAAGGAATGGGGCGAGGAGGCGTTTGCGACCGCCCAGGCGGAGGACAAGCCCATTCTGCTGGACATCGGAGCGGTGTGGTGTCACTGGTGTCATGTGATGGACAGGGAGTCGTACGAAGACCCGGCTACAGCCGCGGTGATCAACCGAAGCTTCATTCCGGTGAAGGTTGATCGCGATGAGCGGCCGGATGTGGACGCTCGATATCAGGCGGCGGTCTCGGCAATAAGCGGGCAAGGTGGTTGGCCACTGACTGCGTTTCTAACTCCGGACGGCAAGCCATATTTTGGCGGGACGTACTTTCCCCCGGAGGACAGGCATGGGCGGCCCAGCTTTCGGCGCGTCCTGATGACGATGGCAGATGCCTTCGCAGAACGCCGTGATGAGGTGAATGATTCGGCTGGGAGCGTGATCGCCGCGATTGAGCACAACGAGTCGTTCATGGGCAGGGCGGGGAATCCCGGGCCGGAACTGGTGGCTAAGCTCGTCTCCGCGACGCTGAAGCAGTTTGATGCGAGGTCGGGAGGCTTTGGATCGCAGCCGAAGTTTCCGCACTCCGGAGCGATTGATTTGCTCCTTGACGCCGCCTCGCGGGTGTCGGTTGGCGCAGGCATGCCGCTCGGAGAGCAGGCGAAGAACGCCGCAATGGTTACGCTGCAGAAGATGGCCCGCGGTGGCATCTATGACCATCTGGCGGGAGGCTTTCATCGCTACTCCGTCGATGAGCAGTGGGTCGTTCCGCACTTTGAAAAGATGGCCTATGACAACAGCGAACTGCTGAAGAACTATGTGCATGGCTTTCAGACATACGTCGATCCTGAGTGCGCGCGAGTTGCGAAGGAGATCGTCCACTGGATGGATGAATGCCTGAGCGATCGTGAACGTGGCGGCTTCTATGCGTCGCAGGACGCGGACTTCTCCCTGGACGATGACGGCGATTACTTCACCTGGACACAGGACGAGGCGGCAGAGGTTTTGACCGCCGAGGAGCTGGGGGTCGCAGGCGCCTACTACGACATCGGCGAAATCGGCGACATGCACCACAATCCGGCGAAGAATGTGCTTCACGTGCGAGGCTCGATCGACGGTGTCGCGAAGTACAACGGGCTGACGGTAGAAGCTGCCAGGGAGTTGCTGGCCTCCGCAAAGCAAAAGCTCTATGCCGCTCGACTGAAGCGGCCAACGCCCTATATCGACAGGACGGTGTATGTCGGTTGGAACGGGATGTGCATCTCGGCGTATCTGGAGACAGGGCGTGTACTGGACATGCCAGAGGTGCGGGCATTCGCGCTGAAGTCGCTGGATCGCGTGCTGAAAGATGCGTGGGATGAGACGACAGGCAGCATGTCTCACGTCGTGTCTTACGGCGAGACTGGAGATGCCGGAACGAGGGTTGGGGGGATACTTGACGACTATGTGTTCCTGGGGCACGCCGCGCTGGATGCGTGGGAGGTGACCGGCGAGATCAGGTACTACACGGCCGCTCAAGCTATCGCGGAGGCGTTGTTGAAGCGGTTTTACGACGCAGTTGGAAGCGGGTTCTTCGATACGGAACTTTTGGCCGACGGAGAGCAGCGGCTTGGAGCTCTGGTGACAAGACGGAAGCCGTTGCAGGATTCGCCCACGCCTGCCGGAAATCCGATGGCGGCCGCACTGCTCCTGCGGCTTGAGGGACTGAATGGGCGCGAGGACTACTCCGTTAAGGCAATGGAGACGCTGGAGACCTTTGCGGGAATCGTGGAACACTTCGGCCTCTATGCCGCAAGTTATGGTCTGGCGCTGCAGCGGATGGTGCAACGCGCGGTGCAGGTGTGCGTGATCGGCGAGGATGCCGAAGCTCGACGTCTGGAGGCGGTGGCGCTGGCGCGTTATGCGGTTAACAAGTGCGTCATCAGGTTCCGGCGCGATCAGATTGGAGAGCTGCCACCGACGTTGGCCGAGACCCTGCCGCATCTGCCGGATCTACAGGATGCTGCGAAGGGCAGCTTTGCTGTGGTTTGCAACGGAAGAGGGTGCCTGCCTCCGGTGCGGACCGTGGACGATCTGATCGCCGCGATGAATCAGTCGCTCTAG
- a CDS encoding sodium-translocating pyrophosphatase, translated as MWLWIAMGVGVLALVAAMMLVRAVVAADTGTPDMQAISDAIREGAEAFLRRQYRTIGSIAVVLAILLFVGYHLSARTSPYAAKTVVSFLVGALCSALAGYTGMYCSIRANIRTASAARTSLNQALRMALHGGAVTGLVVVALALLGIAVLFLFFGGLENPQAVPYQLVGFGFGASLVALFAQLGGGIYTKAADVGADLVGKVEAGIPEDDPRNPAVIADLVGDNVGDCAGRGADLFESTAAENVGAMILGAALYPVFGVRGILFPLVVHAINLVASTVGVFVVKTREDEDPMHALNKGFYVTSALALLGFAGAVYGMLNGPLVQPLWLLGCGVIGLATAFLFVWITEYYTESIYRPVKSIAEASLTGPATNIISGLAVGMETPAMPVVVISAALLMSYYFGVQGLAGVSGVSDYAKGIYGTAIATMGMLSCAAYILAMDTFGPITDNAGGIIEMSHQPHEIRERTDKLDSAGNTTKALTKGYAIGSASLAAFLLFSAYLEEIKTIVTDKVAHAGGYMPMGWSFTNINLAQVPVFVGALLGGMLTYLFSSLAIKAVGRTAQMVVQDVRAQFRENPGIMEGTAKPDYGRCVHIVTGAALKEMVVPGVLVVGLPVVVGLVFRHFSSSYLASSAIYAPGAVLPVPAIAGQAVNLAGAEAVAGLLMVGTISGVLLAMLMNNGGGAWDNAKKFIESGQYGGKKSEAHKAAVVGDTVGDPFKDTAGPSLHVLIKLLATITLVLAPLFV; from the coding sequence ATGTGGTTGTGGATCGCGATGGGTGTGGGAGTGCTGGCACTGGTGGCGGCCATGATGCTGGTCCGTGCTGTCGTCGCAGCGGATACGGGGACGCCCGACATGCAGGCAATCTCGGATGCAATCCGCGAGGGTGCTGAGGCATTCCTCAGGAGGCAATACAGAACGATCGGCTCGATTGCGGTGGTGCTGGCGATCCTTCTGTTCGTGGGCTACCACCTCTCGGCCCGGACCTCGCCGTATGCGGCGAAAACGGTTGTGAGCTTCCTGGTGGGAGCGCTGTGCTCGGCACTGGCCGGATACACGGGGATGTACTGTTCGATCAGGGCAAACATCCGGACTGCGTCTGCCGCCCGCACGAGCCTGAACCAGGCGCTGCGGATGGCCCTGCATGGAGGAGCGGTAACGGGCCTGGTCGTTGTGGCCCTTGCGCTGCTTGGTATCGCCGTGCTGTTCCTGTTCTTTGGCGGGCTCGAGAATCCGCAGGCGGTGCCGTACCAGTTGGTCGGGTTCGGCTTTGGTGCTTCGCTGGTGGCGCTGTTTGCACAGCTCGGCGGCGGCATCTACACGAAGGCAGCAGACGTCGGCGCGGATCTGGTGGGGAAGGTCGAAGCTGGAATCCCGGAGGATGATCCGCGAAATCCTGCCGTGATTGCCGATCTAGTTGGAGACAACGTGGGCGACTGCGCCGGTCGCGGCGCTGACCTGTTCGAGTCGACTGCGGCGGAGAACGTCGGTGCAATGATTCTGGGCGCGGCGCTTTATCCCGTGTTTGGCGTCAGAGGAATCCTGTTTCCCCTGGTGGTGCACGCGATCAATCTGGTTGCTAGTACTGTGGGCGTCTTTGTGGTGAAGACACGCGAGGACGAAGACCCAATGCACGCGCTGAATAAGGGCTTCTATGTGACGAGCGCACTCGCACTGCTGGGCTTTGCGGGCGCCGTGTACGGGATGCTGAACGGTCCGCTTGTGCAGCCGCTGTGGCTGCTGGGCTGCGGCGTCATCGGTCTTGCGACGGCGTTTCTGTTCGTGTGGATTACGGAGTACTACACAGAGTCGATCTACCGCCCGGTGAAATCGATCGCCGAAGCATCTCTCACCGGGCCGGCGACGAATATCATCAGCGGCCTCGCCGTCGGGATGGAGACGCCAGCGATGCCGGTGGTTGTTATCTCCGCTGCATTGTTGATGAGCTACTACTTCGGTGTGCAGGGACTAGCTGGCGTGTCGGGCGTGAGCGACTACGCGAAGGGTATCTATGGGACGGCAATCGCCACCATGGGCATGCTGAGCTGCGCTGCTTACATTTTGGCGATGGACACTTTCGGCCCGATTACAGACAACGCCGGCGGCATCATCGAGATGTCGCACCAGCCGCACGAGATTCGTGAGCGGACCGACAAGCTCGATTCCGCGGGCAATACCACCAAGGCTCTGACCAAGGGGTACGCAATCGGTTCGGCGTCACTGGCGGCGTTTCTGCTGTTCTCGGCCTATCTTGAAGAGATCAAGACGATCGTCACCGACAAGGTTGCTCATGCCGGTGGATATATGCCGATGGGCTGGAGCTTCACGAACATTAACCTCGCCCAGGTGCCCGTGTTTGTGGGCGCGCTGCTGGGCGGGATGCTGACCTATCTGTTCAGCTCGCTGGCAATCAAGGCCGTTGGACGCACTGCGCAGATGGTTGTGCAGGACGTTCGCGCCCAGTTTCGAGAGAACCCTGGAATTATGGAGGGCACGGCAAAGCCCGATTACGGACGGTGTGTTCATATCGTGACCGGTGCAGCTCTCAAGGAGATGGTGGTTCCGGGAGTGCTCGTGGTTGGCCTGCCGGTTGTGGTGGGGTTGGTCTTCCGGCACTTCAGCTCGAGCTATCTGGCGAGCTCGGCGATCTACGCTCCGGGGGCCGTCCTGCCCGTTCCTGCGATAGCCGGACAAGCGGTGAACCTCGCCGGTGCCGAGGCCGTGGCTGGCCTTCTGATGGTTGGCACGATTAGCGGCGTGTTACTGGCGATGCTGATGAACAACGGTGGCGGCGCCTGGGACAACGCGAAGAAGTTCATCGAAAGCGGCCAGTACGGCGGCAAGAAGAGCGAGGCCCACAAGGCCGCTGTTGTAGGCGATACAGTCGGCGATCCCTTCAAGGACACAGCTGGACCGAGTCTTCACGTGCTAATCAAACTGCTCGCGACAATTACGCTAGTGCTGGCTCCGTTGTTTGTTTAG